The following are encoded together in the Phaseolus vulgaris cultivar G19833 chromosome 9, P. vulgaris v2.0, whole genome shotgun sequence genome:
- the LOC137820344 gene encoding zinc finger CCCH domain-containing protein 6 isoform X1, with translation MRRLQKSKRVSWASDLDLCQVRLFLSEDSPSQVGLNSQDHLQAKASLVLPPGVSGSDDILPPGFEGTHTSSQFEIKPSQIPVIKWITPPKIVLNLTWQVVCGEESNEVEDQRQREMRVLEAIYPRISSIPPNPSVSVDAEDSNYTDGQPALIPITPIEDEDAAAEALTDSLEPFDASQSLELPPGILKNSNSVTSTQFARGLTSDVAAASVALTNIVKSNEHGKLIDHDLLNNILNNPEVIEKLVRDYGATNNSQSVHNVASSGAVFSNPPIPINQGETATPSSIAFSATSSYAPSTGGQVVPVSTQWPPRPAASSAIVSSPVEVPAAKDVNYYKSLIQQHGGEKQETLPYSSKRQIHQPVTSYEPTYNQRAKVSKPKIMKPCIFFNSSRGCRNGANCAYQHDTSFQPRGNTVPGIQSSKRMKMDHEISS, from the exons ATGCGCCGATTGCAAAAATCCAAAAGAGTTTCATGGGCCTCCGATTTAGATCTTTGTCAG GTTAGGCTATTCTTATCAGAAGACTCCCCTTCACAGGTTGGGTTAAATTCTCAAGATCACCTCCAAGCTAAGGCATCATTGGTGTTGCCTCCAGGTGTATCAGGTTCTGATGACATTCTGCCTCCTGGATTTGAGGGAACTCATACTTCAAGTCAGTTTGAGATTAAGCCATCTCAAATACCAGTTATTAAGTGGATTACTCCTCCAAAG ATTGTGCTAAATCTCACATGGCAAGTAGTGTGTGGGGAAGAAAGCAACGAGGTAGAGGATCAACGACAGAGGGAGATGAGAGTACTTGAAGCTATTTATCCTCGCATATCTTCCATTCCTCCAAA CCCTTCCGTTTCAGTGGATGCTGAAGATTCAAATTACACAGACGGGCAACCTGCTTTGATACCAATAACGCCAATTGAAGATGAAGATGCGGCAGCAGAAGCATTAACGGATTCCTTGGAACCATTTGATGCTTCACAATCTCTTGAATTACCTCCTGGTATATTGAAGAATTCAAACTCTGTTACAAGTACGCAATTTGCTCGTGGTCTGACATCTGATGTAGCTGCTGCATCTGTTGCTTTAACTAACATTGTGAAGAGCAACGAACATGGGAAATTGATCGACCATGACTTACTTAATAATATTCTCAACAATCCAGAAGTGATTGAGAAATTGGTTAGAGATTATGGAGCTACTAATAATTCGCAGAGTGTACATAATGTGGCGTCGTCCGGTGCGGTTTTTTCAAATCCTCCTATTCCTATTAATCAAGGAGAAACCGCTACACCTTCATCGATTGCTTTTTCAGCCACTTCTTCCTATGCACCATCTACTGGAGGTCAGGTGGTACCCGTTTCTACCCAATGGCCTCCTAGGCCTGCAGCCAGTTCAGCTATTGTTTCGTCTCCTGTTGAGGTCCCTGCTGCGAAAGATGTTAACTACTATAAGAGTTTAATTCAACAACATGGAggagaaaaacaagaaacacTTCCATACTCCAGTAAACGTCAGATTCATCAGCCAGTAACAAGTTATGAGCCAACATACAATCAAAGAGCTAAAGTGTCAAAACCAAAGATAATGAAGCCTTGTATCTTCTTCAACAGTTCTAGAGGATGTCGGAATGGAGCCAACTGTGCCTACCAGCATGACACATCATTTCAGCCGCGAGGTAATACCGTGCCAGGGATACAAAGTTCAAAGAGGATGAAAATGGATCATGAGATTAGCAGTTAA
- the LOC137820344 gene encoding zinc finger CCCH domain-containing protein 6 isoform X2, translated as MYCWCIQNYQRKKVRLFLSEDSPSQVGLNSQDHLQAKASLVLPPGVSGSDDILPPGFEGTHTSSQFEIKPSQIPVIKWITPPKIVLNLTWQVVCGEESNEVEDQRQREMRVLEAIYPRISSIPPNPSVSVDAEDSNYTDGQPALIPITPIEDEDAAAEALTDSLEPFDASQSLELPPGILKNSNSVTSTQFARGLTSDVAAASVALTNIVKSNEHGKLIDHDLLNNILNNPEVIEKLVRDYGATNNSQSVHNVASSGAVFSNPPIPINQGETATPSSIAFSATSSYAPSTGGQVVPVSTQWPPRPAASSAIVSSPVEVPAAKDVNYYKSLIQQHGGEKQETLPYSSKRQIHQPVTSYEPTYNQRAKVSKPKIMKPCIFFNSSRGCRNGANCAYQHDTSFQPRGNTVPGIQSSKRMKMDHEISS; from the exons ATGTACTGCTGGTGCATTCAGAATTATCAGAGGAAAAAG GTTAGGCTATTCTTATCAGAAGACTCCCCTTCACAGGTTGGGTTAAATTCTCAAGATCACCTCCAAGCTAAGGCATCATTGGTGTTGCCTCCAGGTGTATCAGGTTCTGATGACATTCTGCCTCCTGGATTTGAGGGAACTCATACTTCAAGTCAGTTTGAGATTAAGCCATCTCAAATACCAGTTATTAAGTGGATTACTCCTCCAAAG ATTGTGCTAAATCTCACATGGCAAGTAGTGTGTGGGGAAGAAAGCAACGAGGTAGAGGATCAACGACAGAGGGAGATGAGAGTACTTGAAGCTATTTATCCTCGCATATCTTCCATTCCTCCAAA CCCTTCCGTTTCAGTGGATGCTGAAGATTCAAATTACACAGACGGGCAACCTGCTTTGATACCAATAACGCCAATTGAAGATGAAGATGCGGCAGCAGAAGCATTAACGGATTCCTTGGAACCATTTGATGCTTCACAATCTCTTGAATTACCTCCTGGTATATTGAAGAATTCAAACTCTGTTACAAGTACGCAATTTGCTCGTGGTCTGACATCTGATGTAGCTGCTGCATCTGTTGCTTTAACTAACATTGTGAAGAGCAACGAACATGGGAAATTGATCGACCATGACTTACTTAATAATATTCTCAACAATCCAGAAGTGATTGAGAAATTGGTTAGAGATTATGGAGCTACTAATAATTCGCAGAGTGTACATAATGTGGCGTCGTCCGGTGCGGTTTTTTCAAATCCTCCTATTCCTATTAATCAAGGAGAAACCGCTACACCTTCATCGATTGCTTTTTCAGCCACTTCTTCCTATGCACCATCTACTGGAGGTCAGGTGGTACCCGTTTCTACCCAATGGCCTCCTAGGCCTGCAGCCAGTTCAGCTATTGTTTCGTCTCCTGTTGAGGTCCCTGCTGCGAAAGATGTTAACTACTATAAGAGTTTAATTCAACAACATGGAggagaaaaacaagaaacacTTCCATACTCCAGTAAACGTCAGATTCATCAGCCAGTAACAAGTTATGAGCCAACATACAATCAAAGAGCTAAAGTGTCAAAACCAAAGATAATGAAGCCTTGTATCTTCTTCAACAGTTCTAGAGGATGTCGGAATGGAGCCAACTGTGCCTACCAGCATGACACATCATTTCAGCCGCGAGGTAATACCGTGCCAGGGATACAAAGTTCAAAGAGGATGAAAATGGATCATGAGATTAGCAGTTAA